From the Candidatus Ozemobacteraceae bacterium genome, one window contains:
- the rpmD gene encoding 50S ribosomal protein L30, producing the protein MANKNVTVKLIKSPIGATVRQKATIKALGLRHVQQEVTLPANEAVLGMITAMQRWLEVK; encoded by the coding sequence ATGGCGAACAAGAACGTAACCGTCAAACTCATCAAGAGCCCCATCGGGGCAACCGTGCGCCAGAAAGCCACCATCAAGGCGCTTGGCCTTCGCCACGTCCAGCAGGAAGTCACTCTGCCCGCCAACGAGGCGGTTCTCGGAATGATCACTGCGATGCAGCGCTGGCTTGAAGTAAAGTAA
- the rplX gene encoding 50S ribosomal protein L24, with protein sequence MLKTVKAKRAVEKPHIKKDDTVVILTGDDAGKKGRVLQVNPSKGQAYVEGVNYTKRHQKPSKKIGKGGIIQKEGPVTLSRVGLVCSKCNKVTRATIVVQNGETSRICKLCNEPIGRK encoded by the coding sequence ATGTTGAAGACTGTCAAGGCAAAGCGCGCGGTCGAGAAGCCGCACATCAAGAAGGATGACACGGTCGTCATTCTGACCGGCGACGATGCCGGCAAGAAGGGCCGCGTCCTGCAGGTCAATCCGTCGAAGGGCCAAGCGTATGTCGAGGGCGTGAACTACACGAAACGGCATCAGAAGCCCAGCAAGAAGATCGGCAAGGGCGGCATCATCCAGAAAGAAGGACCTGTCACTTTGTCCCGCGTCGGGCTCGTCTGCTCGAAGTGCAACAAGGTCACCCGGGCCACCATCGTGGTTCAGAACGGCGAGACTTCCCGCATCTGCAAGCTCTGCAACGAGCCCATCGGCCGCAAGTAA
- the rplR gene encoding 50S ribosomal protein L18 translates to MSSVSHKTEMRERRHKRSRFYFSGTAERPRLAIFRSINHIYAQIIDDEKGTTLVAASSNEKEMREKKVNGGNKTGAKAVGEKIAERAKAKGITAVVFDKGGFRYHGRVKELAESARAGGLKF, encoded by the coding sequence ATGAGTAGCGTCAGCCACAAGACTGAAATGCGGGAACGGCGCCACAAGCGCAGCCGCTTTTACTTCTCCGGCACGGCGGAACGGCCTCGACTGGCCATTTTCCGCAGCATCAACCACATCTACGCGCAGATCATCGACGACGAGAAAGGCACGACCCTGGTCGCCGCCAGCTCGAACGAGAAGGAGATGCGCGAGAAGAAGGTAAACGGCGGGAACAAGACCGGCGCCAAGGCCGTCGGTGAGAAGATCGCCGAGCGCGCGAAGGCCAAGGGCATCACCGCCGTGGTTTTCGACAAGGGTGGATTCCGCTATCACGGTCGCGTGAAGGAACTGGCAGAGAGTGCCAGGGCGGGCGGCCTGAAGTTCTAA
- the rplC gene encoding 50S ribosomal protein L3 — MGVKAILGTKLGMTQIFTDNGDVVPVTVISAGPCTVIRKGEKNVQVGYREIRKEAVARLLNKPLRGMFEKAEVKPFRFVRSLPADEIEAIMPNTEINVSMFKEGETVHVTGTSKGKGFSGAMERHNFNGQPITHGASDRSRATGSTGSGQEASRTWKGKKLPGQMGNVRRTVKDLKIVKVDEQKNLLLVKGSIPGASNGLVIIRRAQ, encoded by the coding sequence ATGGGCGTCAAGGCAATATTGGGAACCAAACTGGGTATGACCCAAATTTTCACGGATAATGGTGATGTCGTGCCAGTGACCGTCATCAGTGCCGGTCCCTGCACCGTCATCCGCAAGGGTGAGAAGAACGTTCAGGTCGGTTACCGCGAGATCCGCAAGGAAGCCGTGGCCCGCCTGCTGAACAAACCTCTCCGGGGTATGTTCGAAAAGGCCGAGGTCAAACCGTTCCGGTTCGTCCGCAGCCTGCCTGCCGACGAGATCGAAGCCATCATGCCGAACACCGAGATCAACGTTTCGATGTTCAAGGAAGGCGAGACGGTTCACGTTACCGGCACCAGCAAGGGCAAGGGTTTTTCCGGCGCGATGGAGCGCCACAACTTCAATGGACAGCCGATCACCCACGGCGCATCGGATCGCTCCCGCGCCACCGGTTCGACCGGTTCGGGCCAGGAAGCCAGCCGCACCTGGAAGGGAAAGAAGCTTCCCGGTCAGATGGGCAACGTCCGCCGCACCGTCAAGGACCTCAAGATCGTCAAGGTCGACGAGCAGAAGAATCTGCTACTGGTGAAGGGCTCGATCCCGGGCGCCAGCAACGGCCTCGTCATCATCCGGCGCGCGCAGTAA
- the rpsE gene encoding 30S ribosomal protein S5 has translation MTINTPANPRETREPRERRDRDHRGPRRDRDREQVENEFVEKIIAVNRVSKTVKGGRHFGFSVLVCVGDQKGRVGIALGKAKAVPDAVRKGLEQAKKHLINVPLNKGTLTHPYIGKFGASSVIMKPAAPGTGVIAGGAVRAIAEALGVKDMLSKRVGSNNPVNVAKAALQALKSMRSVPDVAKMRGVTPTQVIQG, from the coding sequence ATGACGATCAACACCCCCGCTAATCCTCGTGAGACCCGCGAACCCCGCGAGCGCCGCGACCGCGATCACCGCGGTCCCCGCCGCGACCGAGACCGCGAGCAGGTCGAGAACGAGTTCGTAGAAAAGATCATCGCTGTGAACCGCGTCAGCAAGACCGTCAAGGGCGGCCGGCATTTCGGCTTCTCGGTTCTTGTCTGCGTCGGTGACCAGAAGGGCCGCGTGGGCATCGCTCTGGGCAAGGCGAAAGCCGTTCCGGATGCCGTGCGCAAAGGCCTCGAGCAGGCGAAGAAGCACCTGATCAACGTGCCGCTCAACAAGGGCACGCTGACTCATCCCTACATCGGCAAGTTCGGTGCTTCCTCCGTCATCATGAAGCCCGCCGCCCCCGGAACCGGCGTCATCGCCGGCGGAGCCGTCCGCGCCATTGCCGAAGCTCTCGGCGTGAAGGACATGCTTTCCAAGCGCGTGGGTTCGAACAACCCGGTGAACGTCGCCAAGGCCGCGCTTCAGGCTCTCAAGTCGATGCGCAGCGTGCCGGATGTCGCGAAGATGCGCGGCGTCACCCCGACCCAGGTCATTCAGGGGTAA
- the rplN gene encoding 50S ribosomal protein L14 — translation MICAESRLRVADNTGAKELLCIRVMGGSTRTFGSLGDIIIASVKDALPDGTVKKKEVVRAVVVRTKKEYRRADGSYIRFDDNAAVIIANDNNPKGTRIFGPVARELREKQFMKIVSLAPEVI, via the coding sequence ATGATTTGCGCAGAATCAAGACTTCGTGTTGCTGACAACACGGGTGCCAAGGAACTCCTGTGCATCCGCGTCATGGGCGGCTCGACGAGAACTTTCGGGAGCCTGGGCGACATCATCATCGCCTCGGTGAAGGACGCTCTTCCCGACGGTACCGTGAAGAAGAAGGAAGTCGTGCGCGCGGTCGTCGTTCGCACGAAAAAAGAGTACAGGCGCGCCGATGGCAGCTACATCCGGTTCGATGACAACGCGGCCGTCATTATCGCCAACGACAACAACCCCAAGGGCACCCGCATTTTCGGGCCGGTCGCTCGTGAACTTCGCGAGAAGCAGTTCATGAAGATCGTCTCGCTCGCCCCTGAGGTCATCTGA
- the rplB gene encoding 50S ribosomal protein L2 yields the protein MSIKTYRPMTPSRRVMEGYGFEEITTDKPYKPLTERLEKAAGRNHHGHVTQRHRGGGSKRFYRIIDFKRTKDGIPGRVETIEYDPNRTARIALISYKDGEKCYIIAPEGLKVGQIIENGKHSDIVLGNCLQLKDIPLGSTLHHIEMKPGKGAQIARSAGAHCQLAGKEGGFAQIIMPSGEMRKIPLECRAVVGTVGNQDHMNISMGKAGRNRWKGWRPFVRGAVMNPCDHPHGGGEGKNSRGRVPVSLWGQPAKGMKTRKRKNASNKYIISRRKK from the coding sequence ATGAGCATCAAGACATATCGCCCGATGACCCCGTCCCGCCGCGTCATGGAAGGCTACGGGTTCGAGGAAATCACCACTGACAAACCCTACAAGCCCCTCACCGAGAGGCTCGAGAAAGCGGCCGGCCGCAACCATCACGGTCACGTGACGCAGCGACATCGCGGCGGCGGCAGCAAGCGGTTCTACCGCATCATCGACTTCAAGCGGACCAAGGACGGGATCCCCGGCCGGGTCGAGACGATCGAATACGATCCGAACCGCACCGCCCGCATCGCGCTGATCAGCTACAAGGACGGCGAGAAGTGCTATATCATCGCCCCCGAGGGCCTCAAGGTCGGCCAGATCATCGAGAACGGCAAGCACTCGGACATCGTTCTGGGCAACTGCCTGCAACTGAAGGACATCCCCCTCGGTTCGACCCTTCACCACATTGAGATGAAGCCTGGCAAGGGCGCCCAGATCGCCCGCTCGGCCGGCGCCCACTGCCAGCTGGCCGGCAAGGAAGGCGGTTTCGCCCAGATCATCATGCCCTCCGGTGAAATGCGCAAGATCCCGCTCGAGTGCCGCGCCGTTGTCGGAACCGTCGGCAACCAGGATCACATGAACATCAGCATGGGAAAAGCCGGCCGTAACCGCTGGAAGGGCTGGCGCCCGTTCGTCCGCGGCGCGGTCATGAACCCCTGCGATCACCCGCACGGCGGCGGTGAAGGCAAGAACAGCCGCGGTCGCGTTCCGGTGTCCCTGTGGGGCCAGCCCGCAAAGGGCATGAAGACCCGCAAGCGCAAGAACGCCTCCAACAAGTACATCATCTCTCGCCGGAAGAAATAA
- the rpsC gene encoding 30S ribosomal protein S3, translated as MGQKINPISIRLGITRTWDSRWFAKRSDYANFLHEDVKIRNFIDKKQFPREGIGRIEIERKSNTKVKVTIFTAKPGVIIGRGGERVEILKKELEKLTNKSVFLAIQEIKHPDSEAKLIAENVAMQLEKRISHRRAMRQVIGRCLRSGAEGIKITCSGRLGGAEISRVEWVREGRVPLHTLRADIDYATETAITTFGCVGVKVWVFKGEKLGRTAPVEAAPARENTF; from the coding sequence ATGGGACAGAAAATCAATCCTATCAGCATCCGGCTCGGCATCACCCGCACCTGGGACTCCAGGTGGTTCGCCAAGCGCAGTGATTACGCGAACTTCCTCCACGAGGATGTGAAGATCCGCAACTTCATCGACAAGAAGCAGTTTCCCCGCGAGGGCATCGGCCGCATCGAGATCGAGCGCAAGTCGAACACCAAGGTGAAGGTCACGATCTTCACCGCCAAGCCCGGCGTCATCATCGGCCGCGGCGGCGAGCGCGTCGAGATCCTGAAGAAGGAACTCGAGAAGCTCACCAACAAGTCGGTGTTCCTGGCGATCCAGGAGATCAAGCATCCTGACAGCGAAGCCAAGCTCATCGCCGAGAACGTTGCGATGCAACTCGAAAAGCGCATTTCGCATCGCCGCGCGATGCGCCAGGTCATCGGCCGCTGCCTGCGCTCCGGCGCGGAAGGCATCAAGATCACCTGCTCGGGCCGCCTCGGCGGCGCTGAAATCAGCCGCGTGGAATGGGTTCGCGAAGGCCGCGTGCCTCTGCACACTCTGCGTGCCGACATCGATTACGCCACCGAAACCGCCATCACCACCTTCGGGTGCGTGGGCGTCAAGGTGTGGGTGTTCAAGGGCGAGAAGCTTGGCCGGACCGCTCCGGTCGAAGCCGCACCGGCCCGCGAGAACACGTTCTGA
- the rplP gene encoding 50S ribosomal protein L16, translated as MLIPARTKYRKQQRGRMCGMSKGGSYLAFGTFGLQALECCWMTAAQIEAARKVITRTVKRAGKMWIRVFPDKPVSKKPLETRMGKGKGAPEFWVAVVKPGRILFELEGVPANIAIESLSQAGHKLPIRTHVVSNQ; from the coding sequence ATGTTGATCCCGGCTCGTACGAAATACCGCAAGCAACAGCGCGGCCGCATGTGCGGCATGAGCAAGGGCGGAAGCTATCTGGCGTTCGGCACGTTCGGCCTTCAGGCCCTGGAGTGCTGCTGGATGACCGCCGCCCAGATCGAAGCGGCCCGTAAGGTCATCACCCGCACCGTCAAGCGCGCGGGCAAGATGTGGATCCGCGTGTTCCCCGACAAGCCGGTTTCGAAGAAACCCCTCGAAACCCGCATGGGCAAGGGAAAAGGCGCCCCCGAGTTCTGGGTCGCCGTCGTGAAGCCCGGCCGCATTCTGTTCGAGCTCGAAGGCGTTCCCGCGAACATCGCCATCGAATCTCTGTCCCAGGCCGGCCACAAGCTGCCGATCCGCACGCACGTCGTGTCCAACCAGTAA
- the rpsS gene encoding 30S ribosomal protein S19: MSKKPPFVEERLMKRIETMNRANEKRQIRTWSRSSTIYPTMVGHTIAVHNGRKHVPVFITENMVGHKLGEFAATRTFKSHSSGEKAAAPK, encoded by the coding sequence ATGAGCAAGAAGCCCCCGTTTGTTGAAGAACGCCTGATGAAGCGCATCGAGACCATGAACCGCGCCAACGAGAAGCGGCAGATCCGGACCTGGTCGCGCTCCTCCACCATCTACCCGACCATGGTCGGACACACGATCGCGGTTCACAACGGCCGCAAGCACGTTCCGGTGTTCATCACCGAGAACATGGTCGGCCACAAGCTCGGCGAATTCGCCGCCACCAGGACATTCAAGAGTCACTCGTCCGGCGAAAAGGCTGCGGCCCCGAAGTAA
- the rplO gene encoding 50S ribosomal protein L15 has protein sequence MSLANLKKAAGSTHKRKRIGRGKGSGHGNESTRGGKGQTARSGKPHPYAGFEGGQMRLTRLLPKRGFNSPHRVVFSVVNLASLDIFEAGTKVTPELLCDKGLVKNLTAPVKILARGEITKSLTVQAHQFSESAKAKIEKAGGKAEVI, from the coding sequence TTGAGTCTCGCCAATCTGAAAAAAGCAGCTGGTTCGACCCACAAACGCAAGCGCATCGGTCGCGGCAAGGGTTCGGGCCACGGTAATGAATCCACCCGCGGCGGCAAGGGCCAGACCGCCCGCTCGGGCAAACCGCATCCGTACGCCGGATTCGAAGGCGGCCAGATGCGTCTCACCCGCCTTCTGCCCAAGCGCGGTTTCAACAGCCCGCACCGCGTGGTCTTCTCGGTCGTGAACCTCGCCTCCCTCGACATCTTCGAGGCCGGGACGAAGGTCACCCCCGAGCTGCTGTGCGACAAGGGCCTCGTGAAGAACCTGACGGCCCCCGTCAAGATCCTTGCCCGTGGTGAGATCACCAAGTCGCTCACCGTCCAGGCTCACCAGTTCTCCGAATCCGCCAAGGCCAAGATCGAGAAGGCCGGTGGCAAGGCCGAGGTGATCTGA
- the rpsJ gene encoding 30S ribosomal protein S10, which translates to MAKQKMRLSLKAFDHRLLDQSVARICDTVRRTGTRISGPIPMPTEIRKYTVLRSPFVNKDSREQFEMRIHKRNIDLYSPSSQTVDSLMNMDLPSGVNIEIKML; encoded by the coding sequence ATGGCCAAACAGAAGATGCGGCTGTCCCTGAAGGCGTTCGATCATCGCCTGCTGGACCAGTCGGTCGCAAGGATCTGCGACACGGTTCGCCGCACCGGGACCCGGATCTCCGGCCCCATCCCGATGCCCACCGAAATCCGTAAGTATACGGTCCTGCGGTCGCCCTTCGTCAACAAGGATTCGCGCGAGCAGTTCGAAATGCGCATTCACAAGCGCAATATCGACCTGTATAGTCCGTCCTCCCAGACGGTCGATTCTCTGATGAACATGGACCTGCCCTCGGGCGTCAACATCGAGATCAAGATGCTGTAA
- the rpsH gene encoding 30S ribosomal protein S8, translating to MSMTDPIGDMLTRIRNANVVKQESVEMPSSKMKIEIAKLLKREGYIRDFRYYKFQNKFNLKIFLKFGEKQARILQGVRRVSKPGRRIYSPVATVPKVLGGLGVAILSTSKGIMTDKEARKLGVGGEVLCEVW from the coding sequence ATGAGCATGACTGATCCTATCGGCGACATGCTGACCCGCATCCGGAACGCCAATGTCGTGAAGCAGGAAAGCGTCGAGATGCCTTCTTCCAAGATGAAGATCGAGATCGCGAAGCTGCTCAAGCGCGAAGGCTACATCCGGGACTTCAGGTATTACAAGTTCCAGAACAAGTTCAATCTGAAGATCTTCCTCAAGTTCGGCGAAAAGCAGGCCCGCATTCTGCAGGGCGTGCGCCGCGTTTCCAAGCCCGGCCGCCGGATCTACTCGCCTGTCGCCACCGTCCCGAAGGTTCTGGGCGGTCTCGGCGTCGCCATTCTTTCCACTTCCAAAGGCATCATGACCGACAAAGAAGCCCGCAAGCTCGGCGTCGGCGGCGAAGTCCTTTGCGAGGTCTGGTAA
- a CDS encoding type Z 30S ribosomal protein S14, producing the protein MAKTSLVQKWMREPKFSTRHYNRCHICGRPRGYMRDFQMCRICFRVLASKGQIPGITKSSW; encoded by the coding sequence ATGGCGAAGACCTCGTTGGTCCAGAAATGGATGAGAGAACCGAAGTTTTCCACGCGTCACTACAATCGCTGCCACATCTGCGGCCGCCCGCGCGGCTACATGCGTGATTTCCAGATGTGCCGCATCTGCTTCCGGGTCCTGGCTTCCAAGGGTCAGATTCCGGGCATTACGAAATCCAGTTGGTAA
- the rplD gene encoding 50S ribosomal protein L4, whose amino-acid sequence MEAKLYNMQGTSAGSVTLSDAVFANKSHPQTINDVVKAQLNNERQGTTNTKTRSEVSGGGRKPWRQKGTARARVGSTRSPLWPGGGCTFGPRPHAFDIRPTRKTVDRALCGVLTELAANDRVRIVKGLTFDSGKTADVVKFMESHKIENTLLVVAEMTEATRRAVRNMKNVKAVTPLQVNVVDLLKYGHVAISDAALKTLEEALNK is encoded by the coding sequence ATGGAAGCCAAATTGTATAACATGCAGGGGACGTCGGCGGGCTCCGTCACGCTGAGCGATGCCGTGTTCGCCAACAAGTCGCATCCCCAGACCATCAACGACGTCGTGAAGGCCCAGCTCAACAACGAGCGCCAGGGAACCACGAACACGAAGACCCGCAGCGAAGTCAGCGGCGGCGGTCGCAAGCCGTGGCGCCAGAAGGGCACCGCCCGCGCCCGCGTGGGCAGCACCCGCTCTCCGCTGTGGCCTGGCGGCGGCTGCACGTTCGGCCCCCGGCCGCACGCGTTCGACATCCGCCCGACTCGCAAGACCGTTGATCGCGCTCTCTGCGGCGTTCTCACCGAGCTGGCCGCGAATGACCGCGTCCGGATCGTGAAGGGCCTGACGTTCGACAGCGGCAAGACCGCCGACGTCGTGAAGTTCATGGAGAGCCACAAGATCGAGAACACGCTGCTCGTCGTCGCCGAGATGACGGAAGCCACCCGCCGCGCCGTGCGCAACATGAAGAACGTGAAGGCCGTCACGCCGCTGCAGGTGAACGTGGTCGATCTGCTCAAATACGGCCATGTCGCGATCAGCGACGCGGCCCTCAAGACCCTCGAGGAGGCGCTGAACAAATGA
- the rplE gene encoding 50S ribosomal protein L5 has product MPRLKEKYLKEVAPKLLEQHKNPMAVPRITKVVLNMGVGAATQNGKLLDAAVAELTQIAGQKPVVTRARKSISNFKLREGVPIGCCVTLRGDRAFYFLDKLFTIVTPRIRDFRGLSPKAFDGRGNYSMGLQEQLVFPEIKYDSVEKVQGMNITIVTSARTDGDARELLTLLGMPFRKAQKS; this is encoded by the coding sequence ATTCCAAGGCTGAAAGAGAAGTATCTGAAGGAAGTTGCTCCGAAGCTTCTGGAGCAGCACAAGAATCCGATGGCCGTACCGCGGATCACCAAGGTAGTTCTCAACATGGGCGTCGGAGCCGCCACCCAGAACGGCAAGCTTCTGGATGCTGCCGTGGCGGAGTTGACCCAGATTGCAGGCCAGAAACCCGTCGTCACCCGCGCGCGCAAGTCGATCTCGAACTTCAAGCTGCGCGAGGGCGTGCCGATCGGATGCTGCGTAACGCTGCGCGGCGATCGCGCGTTCTATTTCCTCGACAAGCTGTTCACCATCGTCACCCCCCGCATCCGCGACTTCCGCGGACTGTCGCCGAAGGCGTTTGACGGCCGCGGCAACTACAGCATGGGGCTGCAGGAGCAGCTGGTTTTCCCTGAGATCAAGTACGACTCCGTCGAGAAGGTCCAGGGCATGAACATCACGATCGTCACATCCGCCCGCACCGACGGCGACGCCAGAGAGCTTCTCACTCTGCTGGGCATGCCGTTCCGCAAGGCACAGAAGAGCTGA
- the rplF gene encoding 50S ribosomal protein L6, which yields MSRIGKKPVIIPQGVDVTINGHVVTVKGKLGTLKRELCPEVAIAKEKDHLICSIPENSEKAVRAKFGLVRSLLQNMVTGCHTGFNKELEIVGVGYKAKSEGAHKVTLNVGYSHSVDFESPKEVTLKVEGQNKIVVSGPDKEIVGQVAADIRNIRPPEHYKGTGIKYAGEVVRIKEGKKLAA from the coding sequence ATGTCACGCATTGGCAAGAAACCCGTTATCATCCCGCAGGGCGTTGATGTCACCATCAACGGCCACGTGGTCACGGTCAAAGGCAAGCTGGGCACCCTCAAGCGCGAGTTGTGCCCGGAAGTCGCGATCGCGAAAGAGAAAGACCATCTGATCTGCTCGATTCCCGAGAACAGCGAAAAGGCCGTTCGCGCGAAGTTCGGGCTTGTCCGCAGCCTTCTCCAGAACATGGTGACCGGTTGTCACACCGGCTTCAACAAGGAGCTGGAGATCGTCGGCGTCGGCTACAAGGCGAAGTCCGAGGGTGCTCACAAGGTCACCCTGAACGTCGGGTATTCGCACTCGGTCGATTTCGAGTCTCCGAAGGAAGTCACCCTGAAGGTCGAAGGCCAGAACAAGATCGTCGTCTCCGGCCCCGACAAGGAGATCGTCGGACAGGTCGCCGCCGACATCCGGAACATCAGACCGCCCGAGCACTACAAGGGCACCGGCATCAAATACGCCGGCGAAGTCGTCCGGATCAAGGAAGGCAAGAAGCTCGCAGCGTAA
- the rplW gene encoding 50S ribosomal protein L23, which translates to MKTPQDIILQPIVSEKSYERMGEKIYQFRVAKTANKHQIKDAIEVLFKVRVEKVNTVNVHPKAKRRGMSTGFTSSWKKAVVTLNPADSIAFFEGIA; encoded by the coding sequence ATGAAGACCCCGCAGGACATCATTTTGCAGCCCATCGTCTCTGAGAAGAGCTACGAACGCATGGGTGAGAAGATTTACCAGTTCCGCGTCGCCAAGACCGCCAACAAGCACCAGATCAAGGACGCTATCGAAGTCCTGTTCAAGGTGCGCGTCGAGAAGGTGAACACCGTGAACGTGCATCCGAAGGCGAAGCGCCGCGGCATGAGCACCGGCTTCACCTCCTCCTGGAAGAAGGCCGTCGTCACGCTGAATCCGGCTGATTCGATCGCCTTCTTCGAAGGAATCGCCTGA
- the rpsQ gene encoding 30S ribosomal protein S17 produces the protein MENNKSHRRSRVGRVVAGHTAKTVKVRIEGMVQHPRYKKYIKRSTTFLAHDEESICKVGDMVRVEECRPVSKTKHWIVREVIAHGQAADVEEAKESGE, from the coding sequence ATGGAAAACAACAAGTCACACCGCCGGAGCCGCGTAGGTCGCGTCGTCGCGGGACACACCGCGAAGACCGTGAAAGTACGGATCGAGGGCATGGTTCAGCATCCCCGGTACAAAAAGTACATCAAGCGCAGCACCACCTTCCTCGCCCACGACGAGGAAAGCATTTGTAAAGTAGGCGATATGGTTCGTGTCGAAGAGTGCCGGCCGGTCAGCAAGACCAAGCACTGGATCGTCCGCGAGGTGATCGCCCACGGTCAGGCCGCTGATGTCGAGGAAGCCAAGGAGAGTGGAGAATGA